In Bradyrhizobium guangxiense, one DNA window encodes the following:
- a CDS encoding nitrogen fixation protein NifZ: MSDHVNDDDFIELTAQPFFSYGEKVRATRTIRNDGTYAGKEIGEVLAVKGEIGYVVSIGTFLQRFYIYGVDFIESGRRVGMKRKELDRVAPRDGIRHVQLPDEC; this comes from the coding sequence ATGAGCGACCACGTGAACGACGACGACTTTATCGAGCTAACGGCCCAGCCGTTTTTCAGCTATGGAGAGAAAGTGCGGGCAACGCGCACCATTCGAAATGATGGGACGTATGCTGGCAAGGAGATCGGCGAGGTTCTCGCTGTGAAGGGCGAGATCGGCTATGTCGTCTCGATTGGCACCTTCCTCCAGCGATTCTACATTTATGGCGTCGATTTCATCGAAAGCGGTCGCCGCGTCGGGATGAAGCGCAAGGAGCTTGATCGCGTTGCGCCGCGCGACGGCATCAGGCACGTCCAGTTACCGGACGAGTGCTGA